A single region of the Salvia miltiorrhiza cultivar Shanhuang (shh) chromosome 8, IMPLAD_Smil_shh, whole genome shotgun sequence genome encodes:
- the LOC130996876 gene encoding REF/SRPP-like protein At3g05500, with product MAEADSNSLQQPLLEGSEEEQRLKYFEFVQVASLHALMYAAKLYSYAKENSGPLKTGVDTVEGTVKTVVGPVYQKYQGVPVDVLRFVDRKVDESINKVQNRVPPTLKQVSTQAFEAAQKAPAAARSVVSEVKNTGLVGSASGLAQTVYAKYEPAAKDLYTKYEPVAEQYASATWHSLNQLPLFPQVAQAVAPTATYYTNKYNEAVQQAADKGWQMASHLPLVPTEKIAKVLSSRQESTVTVE from the exons ATGGCCGAAGCAGATTCCAACAGCCTTCAACAGCCCCTTCTT GAGGGGAGCGAGGAGGAGCAGAGGCTCAAGTACTTCGAATTCGTGCAGGTGGCGTCGTTACACGCGCTGATGTACGCAGCTAAACTCTACAGTTACGCCAAGGAGAATTCGGGCCCGTTGAAGACCGGCGTCGACACCGTCGAGGGCACCGTTAAGACCGTCGTCGGCCCGGTTTACCAAAAATATCAAGGCGTCCCTGTTGATGTCCTCAGATTCGTTGATCGCAAG GTGGATGAGTCTATAAACAAAGTGCAAAACCGTGTCCCCCCAACCCTGAAGCAGGTGTCAACTCAGGCGTTCGAGGCGGCTCAGAAGGCGCCTGCAGCAGCTCGTTCAGTCGTTTCAGAAGTGAAGAACACGGGGCTGGTGGGAAGTGCATCTGGGCTAGCACAGACAGTGTATGCCAAGTATGAACCTGCTGCAAAGGATCTTTACACCAAGTATGAGCCCGTGGCAGAGCAGTACGCGTCTGCCACATGGCACTCGTTGAACCAGCTGCCGCTTTTCCCTCAGGTCGCTCAGGCTGTTGCTCCAACGGCGACCTACTATACAAACAAATACAACGAAGCTGTGCAGCAAGCGGCTGATAAGGGGTGGCAGATGGCGTCGCATCTTCCGTTGGTGCCGACGGAGAAGATTGCTAAGGTTCTGAGCTCAAGGCAAGAATCGACTGTGACTGTTGAGTGA